In Synechococcus sp. KORDI-100, a single window of DNA contains:
- a CDS encoding anthranilate phosphoribosyltransferase family protein has product MTRPSTAKSTRFKTYLQKVGSGEHTSQGMSREEAADAMALMLHQDATPAQIGAFLIAHRIRRPEPQELAGMLDTYRELGPVLKSPKNAIAPICFGMPFDGRTRTAPIYPLTVLVLLAALQPVVLQGGDRMPIKYGVTTIELFKALGLDLSGLHLRSVEEGFKRHGFALIHQPEHFPIAESLVGYREELGKRPPVASLELLWTPHQGPHILVSGFVHPPTESRAWDALRQAGETDLVTVKGLEGGTDLPIGRACITATMKEGRVERLILHPRDHGCHAKDVEWQDLDTWTVQARQALGNQGPLSTALRWNAGSYLWFCGMADDIQAGLKQAEALLEGGAALSILHQLCTWRSENAIW; this is encoded by the coding sequence GTGACCAGACCTTCAACCGCTAAATCCACACGATTCAAGACCTACCTGCAGAAGGTTGGCAGTGGAGAACACACGAGCCAGGGCATGAGCCGTGAGGAAGCGGCTGACGCCATGGCCCTGATGCTGCATCAGGACGCAACTCCTGCGCAGATCGGCGCATTCCTGATTGCTCATCGCATTCGTCGTCCAGAACCCCAGGAACTCGCAGGCATGCTCGACACCTATCGAGAGCTTGGCCCTGTCCTGAAATCACCGAAGAACGCCATTGCCCCGATCTGCTTCGGGATGCCCTTCGACGGACGGACACGCACCGCACCGATTTACCCACTCACTGTGCTCGTGCTCCTGGCTGCTCTTCAGCCCGTGGTGCTTCAGGGCGGAGACAGGATGCCGATCAAATACGGGGTCACAACCATTGAATTGTTCAAGGCTCTTGGCCTCGATCTCTCCGGATTGCATCTGAGATCCGTAGAGGAAGGATTCAAGCGCCACGGATTCGCACTCATCCACCAGCCTGAACACTTCCCGATCGCTGAAAGCCTGGTCGGTTATCGGGAAGAACTCGGAAAACGTCCTCCGGTGGCGAGCCTTGAATTGCTGTGGACTCCTCATCAGGGTCCACACATTCTTGTCAGCGGTTTTGTTCATCCACCAACCGAAAGTCGTGCCTGGGATGCCCTGCGTCAGGCGGGCGAAACGGATCTCGTGACCGTTAAGGGCCTCGAAGGTGGCACCGACCTTCCCATCGGACGGGCTTGCATCACGGCGACGATGAAGGAAGGACGTGTCGAACGTCTGATCCTTCATCCACGAGACCACGGTTGTCATGCCAAAGACGTGGAATGGCAAGACCTGGACACCTGGACCGTTCAGGCGCGTCAGGCACTGGGCAATCAAGGTCCGCTCAGCACTGCACTGCGCTGGAACGCCGGCAGCTATCTCTGGTTCTGCGGCATGGCGGATG
- a CDS encoding ferredoxin--nitrite reductase has translation MPSNNPSSKVYLEGKKLNKIEQQKAEKDGLDIGSELDHFAKIGWEKMDKTDLELRLKWYGMFWRPKTPGKFMMRLRIPNGILNAQQTRVIATIVERYGDSGSCDITTRQNLQLRGVLINDLPNIIQQLKSVGLHTLQSGFDNPRNVTGNPLAGIDPKEIIDTRPFTIELQDFLTNKGEGNHEFSNLPRKWNTAVAGAKDNFLLHNDIVFHPVENNGTLGFGVWIGGILSPQMNSYAVPLNAWIPQEDICRMTDCVIRVWRDNGERNVRTKGRFRFYMEAIGLENVRQQIEEMYGPLTPDPGSIFNEQPRIHYGIHEQKQKDLYYVGLHVPVGRLTAEDLHDLATAASTYGDGELRLTEDQNLILANIKQEHLDNLKKDPLLKRFPRDPGTVASGTVSCTGSAYCSFAMVNTKDRARTIAEELDQELHLPEEVKIHWTGCPNTCGQAFMGAIGLTGKKAKNSEGVTGEGFQITVGGSQGPDPSVGDIYMKTVPAEEVKSVIKDLLIERFGATSKR, from the coding sequence ATGCCATCGAACAATCCTTCGTCCAAAGTTTATTTGGAAGGGAAAAAGCTGAATAAAATTGAACAACAAAAAGCCGAAAAAGATGGTTTAGACATTGGTTCTGAACTGGACCATTTCGCCAAGATTGGCTGGGAAAAAATGGATAAGACAGATTTGGAACTCAGATTGAAATGGTACGGAATGTTTTGGAGACCCAAAACTCCCGGCAAATTCATGATGAGGCTGCGGATACCGAATGGGATCCTCAACGCTCAACAAACAAGAGTCATCGCGACCATTGTTGAGCGCTATGGAGATAGCGGAAGCTGCGATATCACAACCAGGCAGAACCTACAACTCAGGGGAGTCCTGATCAATGACCTTCCAAACATTATTCAACAGCTCAAGAGCGTTGGTCTACACACACTTCAATCCGGATTCGACAATCCAAGAAACGTCACTGGAAATCCATTGGCTGGCATCGACCCAAAAGAAATTATAGATACACGCCCCTTCACAATAGAACTTCAAGACTTTTTAACCAACAAAGGGGAGGGGAATCACGAATTTTCCAATTTGCCGCGCAAATGGAACACGGCCGTCGCAGGAGCAAAAGACAATTTTCTACTCCACAATGATATTGTTTTTCATCCAGTGGAAAACAATGGAACACTTGGGTTTGGCGTTTGGATTGGAGGAATTCTTTCTCCGCAGATGAATTCCTATGCAGTCCCGCTGAATGCCTGGATTCCTCAAGAAGACATCTGCAGAATGACTGATTGTGTGATCCGAGTTTGGCGCGACAACGGCGAACGAAACGTGCGCACAAAAGGGCGATTCAGATTTTATATGGAAGCCATCGGTCTGGAGAACGTTCGCCAACAGATTGAAGAGATGTATGGCCCTTTAACACCAGACCCTGGCTCAATTTTTAATGAACAGCCGAGAATCCATTATGGCATCCACGAACAAAAGCAGAAAGATCTTTACTACGTCGGGTTGCATGTTCCTGTTGGACGGTTAACAGCTGAAGACCTGCACGATCTCGCTACAGCAGCCAGTACCTATGGGGATGGTGAACTACGCCTCACCGAAGACCAGAATTTGATTCTTGCCAATATCAAGCAGGAACATCTTGACAATCTGAAGAAGGATCCCCTGTTGAAACGCTTCCCAAGAGATCCCGGAACTGTGGCCTCTGGAACAGTGTCATGCACTGGCAGCGCTTACTGCAGCTTCGCCATGGTCAATACAAAAGATCGAGCCAGAACAATTGCCGAGGAACTCGACCAAGAACTCCATCTTCCCGAAGAAGTGAAGATTCACTGGACGGGATGTCCCAACACATGCGGCCAGGCCTTCATGGGAGCCATTGGTCTCACAGGTAAAAAAGCCAAAAACAGTGAGGGCGTCACAGGCGAGGGATTCCAGATCACCGTTGGCGGCTCTCAAGGGCCTGATCCAAGTGTTGGGGATATCTACATGAAGACAGTTCCTGCCGAAGAGGTGAAATCTGTCATCAAAGACCTGTTAATTGAAAGATTTGGAGCAACCAGCAAACGCTAA